The following proteins are encoded in a genomic region of Pseudodesulfovibrio mercurii:
- a CDS encoding tetratricopeptide repeat protein, which translates to MSGHLDYEINKELGECYLFMGELDKAEEYYRKAVSSNGVHPDPYLGLATVAVQRGDLEDAEVMYRKAHKIEPSDKSLSGIALIRMENGDRDEAFTLFVEALGMNPENMVALFSLIRLGHETERIGEIIPHLENYLEIDPAKHEVRYSLAGCLACVGQMDAAIRHLELILDKDPENASAREMLDQFRS; encoded by the coding sequence ATGAGTGGTCATCTGGATTACGAAATCAACAAGGAACTCGGCGAATGCTACCTGTTCATGGGTGAGCTGGACAAGGCCGAGGAGTACTACAGGAAGGCCGTCAGCTCCAACGGCGTCCATCCCGACCCGTACCTCGGCCTGGCCACGGTCGCCGTCCAGCGCGGCGATCTGGAGGATGCCGAGGTCATGTACAGGAAGGCCCACAAGATCGAGCCTTCGGACAAGAGTCTTTCCGGGATAGCGCTCATCCGCATGGAGAACGGCGACAGGGACGAAGCCTTCACCCTGTTCGTCGAGGCCCTCGGCATGAATCCCGAAAACATGGTCGCCCTGTTCAGCCTGATCCGGCTCGGCCATGAAACGGAACGCATCGGCGAAATCATCCCGCACCTTGAGAACTATCTCGAAATCGACCCGGCCAAGCACGAAGTGCGCTACTCCCTGGCCGGGTGCCTCGCCTGCGTCGGGCAGATGGACGCGGCCATCCGGCATCTCGAGCTCATCCTGGACAAGGACCCCGAGAACGCTTCGGCCCGGGAAATGCTCGACCAGTTCCGGTCCTGA